A genomic segment from Luteolibacter ambystomatis encodes:
- a CDS encoding OmpH family outer membrane protein translates to MTRLIATLIALTTLGAAAAPPKVALVRITDLYRDLPSTKTEISGFDAQREDIMKDRRAEELRKLVEELKSLQADIQKEGSASDPGRQKLLKDYETKVAAMKSLQQEFENFKNERTLEINREMVKTMRASFERITKEARAVAEKKGFDWLIDSSGNTNTGLPVVLYSKNAPDLTAEVLAALNTSTTGTPSSEAAAPQTPPATPTPKPAAKPAR, encoded by the coding sequence CCCAAGGTCGCCTTGGTCCGCATCACCGATCTCTATCGGGACCTGCCCTCGACGAAGACGGAAATCTCCGGGTTCGATGCCCAGCGCGAGGACATCATGAAGGACCGCCGCGCCGAGGAGCTGCGCAAGCTGGTCGAGGAACTCAAGTCGCTGCAGGCGGACATCCAGAAGGAGGGCAGCGCCAGCGATCCGGGACGCCAGAAGCTTCTCAAGGACTATGAAACCAAGGTGGCGGCGATGAAGAGCCTCCAGCAGGAATTCGAGAATTTCAAAAACGAGCGCACATTGGAAATCAACCGCGAGATGGTGAAGACGATGCGTGCCTCTTTTGAGCGGATCACCAAGGAGGCACGTGCGGTCGCCGAGAAAAAAGGCTTCGATTGGCTGATCGACAGCTCTGGAAACACAAATACCGGCCTGCCCGTCGTTCTCTACTCGAAGAACGCGCCCGACCTGACCGCAGAGGTGCTCGCCGCCTTGAACACCTCCACCACCGGAACCCCTTCTTCCGAAGCCGCCGCTCCGCAAACGCCGCCAGCGACCCCCACACCCAAACCTGCTGCCAAGCCAGCCCGTTGA